A section of the Sphingomonas sp. LT1P40 genome encodes:
- a CDS encoding autotransporter assembly complex protein TamA, with protein sequence MRVNLLFLLLAGGLLLPATALAQIGGSAGKPGQSAPADDPKPAPETPTEPDTTTIVPDDEFEKSLPPLTDDMNAPLEPMVPLDPAAPPAADVDLLGEETGPSETELAAPLPPITEFDTTPVAEVAPTNDEATVEIRYATRVTGLDTIGLDDQFNDLSALEDGDGVAANAAIIGARAREDEALAVRLMKSLGYYDATAVASIEQAPPPATGVTAVIAAVPGPLYKIGSIKIEADATVPPNLIADNFALRVGEPIDAIRVQAAEAAVSLVLPQTGYPFAEVGQRDILLDEAKQTGEYLLPVTVGPRASFRGIQTEGTKVFEPDHINVLTRFKQGDLYDTRKVDDLRDALIATSLFSTVTVEPVKTGEAGPDGTEYVDLMVRQMAGPPRTLAGEVGFSTGQGFRAEVSWTHRNLFPDEGALIATGILGTQEQGASATFRRSNARQRDRTFQIVASALRSDVEAFTGLTGTLSARVSYDSTPIWQKPLTYSYGIELVGTSEDGFDFTRNARRRNLYFIGALPLFAGWDKSDDLLNPTRGFRVKLNVSPEASVRGGTRPYARVMTEGTIYYPVTDAIVIGGRARFGTIQGIERNELAPSRRYYAGGGGSVRGFGYQELGPRAPDGKPVGGRSFNEFAIEARYRFGNLGIVPFIDAGQVYEETLPQFSRIRFGAGIGGRIYTNFGPLRLDVATPIGRKPGESKVALYISIGQAF encoded by the coding sequence TTGCGCGTCAATCTCCTGTTCTTGCTGCTTGCGGGCGGTCTGCTGCTACCCGCGACTGCGTTGGCGCAGATCGGTGGGAGCGCGGGCAAGCCGGGGCAAAGCGCGCCCGCCGACGATCCCAAGCCAGCCCCAGAGACACCTACGGAGCCCGACACGACGACGATCGTTCCCGACGACGAGTTCGAGAAGTCGCTGCCGCCGCTGACCGACGACATGAACGCGCCGCTGGAGCCGATGGTGCCGCTCGACCCGGCCGCACCGCCGGCAGCGGACGTCGATCTGTTGGGTGAGGAAACCGGGCCGAGCGAGACCGAACTTGCCGCGCCGCTGCCGCCGATCACCGAATTCGACACCACGCCGGTGGCCGAAGTCGCGCCGACCAACGATGAGGCGACCGTCGAAATCCGCTATGCCACCCGCGTCACCGGGCTGGACACCATCGGGCTGGACGATCAGTTCAACGACCTGTCCGCGCTGGAGGATGGCGACGGGGTTGCCGCCAATGCCGCGATCATTGGGGCGCGGGCGCGCGAGGACGAGGCGCTGGCGGTGCGGCTGATGAAGTCGCTGGGCTATTATGATGCGACCGCAGTGGCGTCGATCGAACAGGCACCTCCGCCCGCGACGGGCGTGACAGCCGTGATCGCGGCGGTGCCGGGGCCGCTGTACAAGATCGGGTCGATCAAGATCGAGGCCGATGCGACGGTGCCACCGAACCTGATCGCCGACAATTTCGCGCTGCGCGTGGGTGAGCCGATCGACGCGATCCGCGTACAGGCGGCGGAAGCGGCGGTCAGCCTGGTGCTTCCGCAGACCGGCTATCCCTTTGCCGAGGTGGGGCAGCGCGACATCCTGCTGGATGAAGCGAAGCAGACCGGCGAATATCTGTTGCCGGTCACGGTCGGGCCGCGCGCGAGTTTCCGGGGTATCCAGACCGAGGGTACCAAGGTGTTCGAGCCGGATCACATCAACGTGCTGACCCGGTTCAAGCAGGGCGACCTGTACGATACGCGCAAGGTGGACGATCTGCGCGATGCGCTGATCGCCACCAGCCTGTTTTCCACCGTGACGGTCGAGCCGGTAAAGACCGGCGAGGCGGGGCCGGACGGGACCGAATATGTCGATCTGATGGTCCGGCAAATGGCGGGACCGCCGCGCACATTGGCCGGCGAAGTCGGCTTCAGCACGGGGCAGGGGTTCCGTGCCGAGGTGAGCTGGACGCATCGCAACCTGTTCCCGGATGAGGGCGCGCTGATCGCCACCGGTATATTGGGTACGCAGGAACAGGGCGCATCCGCGACCTTCCGCCGGTCCAATGCCCGACAGCGCGACCGCACGTTTCAGATCGTGGCATCGGCGCTGCGATCGGATGTCGAGGCGTTTACCGGACTGACCGGCACGCTGTCGGCGCGGGTATCCTATGACTCGACGCCGATCTGGCAGAAGCCGCTGACCTACAGCTATGGCATCGAGCTGGTCGGGACGAGCGAAGACGGGTTCGATTTTACCCGCAACGCACGCCGCCGGAACCTGTATTTCATCGGCGCGCTGCCGTTGTTCGCCGGGTGGGACAAGTCCGACGATCTGCTCAACCCGACGCGCGGGTTTCGTGTGAAGCTGAACGTCAGCCCGGAGGCATCGGTGCGCGGCGGCACGCGCCCCTATGCGCGGGTGATGACGGAGGGGACGATCTATTACCCGGTAACCGACGCGATCGTGATCGGCGGTCGCGCGCGGTTCGGGACGATCCAGGGGATCGAGCGCAACGAGCTGGCCCCGTCGCGGCGCTATTATGCAGGCGGCGGCGGATCGGTGCGCGGCTTTGGCTATCAGGAACTGGGGCCGCGCGCACCGGACGGCAAACCGGTCGGCGGGCGCAGCTTCAACGAGTTCGCCATCGAGGCGCGCTATCGTTTCGGCAATCTGGGGATCGTGCCGTTTATCGACGCGGGCCAGGTCTATGAGGAAACGCTGCCGCAGTTCAGCCGCATCCGCTTTGGCGCAGGTATCGGCGGACGCATCTACACCAATTTCGGGCCGTTGCGGCTCGATGTGGCGACGCCGATCGGGCGCAAGCCGGGCGAGTCCAAGGTCGCGCTGTATATCTCGATTGGTCAGGCATTCTGA
- a CDS encoding translocation/assembly module TamB domain-containing protein, with the protein MVEQGAAVEPEVTETVIVRAPMWQRVAKWVLIALVGLAALLLVAVLGLNTGVGKRLVVDQIGKFTTASGLNVKVGRIEGSVYGAMVLRDVRVSDPKGVFATSPSIAMDWRPFAFLNNHVDVRSLRSPLVRVTRLPELNPGDPDAPMLPDLDIDIGSLNIDRLVLEAPVAGRRHIATLNGKAKIADRRARVIVNGRTLGRTGGDRLALVLDAVPDDNKFDLRADLAAPVGGLVAGLVKLEAPLLARVSGRGGWDNWRGRAVGRLGAGQLADLAITARKGAFQVRGVTQPGLYLKGPVERLTAPNMQVALDAVLDRRRVDTRLRLRSNAMALTTTGIIDLAKSAFDQFRVEAMLLTPGAIAPNLNGRSVIGAVALNGPFATPTVDYKLQAAALGFGETVVERLYAEGLATVNADRILIPLKARAGRVSGLNAAAGGLLTNVTINGDLAITGTQILSENLRIRSDRIDATAIIAADMATGRYTGALKGRVNDYVIDSIGIVNLETDADLYAAAGGGWGIKGRIVGRSTRLFNAGVRDFLGGNAILRVNVALDPSGIIQFSNLKLAAPQFKVLNGSGRYDPAGALLLNANGYSNAYGPVTARVTGSLTAPLIHLRAPRPGVGVGLVDLDARIRGQGDAYAILATGGTNYGPFTADVLVRTGQALTVDVRTARFAGTDITGQLRQTPAGPFAGALAFVGSGINGNVDLSAAGKYQQAVVRATANNATIPGDMGITIGRAIINATAVLYDDAPAIVGDAQVANLKSGAFVLTTARAKIDYRGGRGSAQALAEGSSGVPFRVAANAKFEPNLWLVALGGKANGINFKTAQPARIAVADGTYRLAPAKIDFDRGSARLAGVWGDGLTMQARLDKLDLSVANALYPGLGLGGSATGSLDFRQPTGVSFPQAIMRLNIAKFTRSSLAGVSAPVDVAFIGRLLPDGSEARAVIKRGPTTIGRLVATLQPAGAGGWSERLMAGALSGGIRYNGPSAVLFSLGGFTGQQLSGPVAVAADFSGQLNAPQITGLVRGTNLVYENEVYGTRLSQMKLEGRFDNDSLDITELNAVAGNGRVIASGTIGLSSAQGFPIDITARFRNARLARSNALGATATGQLRVTNGLDGGLIEGRIIIPEARYQIIRQGAAEVPELSGVYRKSELTSDGKRPSRTPRGGNFKLNISLVADNRLFVSGMGLESEWSARMQVTGTSAAPIVTGEAKVVRGTYSFASRRFELTRGVVSFEGGPLADPQINIGASTTAEGVTAIINISGSGQVPRIAFTSTPALPQDEVLSRLLFGSSVTNLSATEAVQLAAALNSLRAAGGGLNPLGQLRSAAGIDRLRILGEDDTTGRGMALAAGQYITDDIYIEIITDARGFTAVQLEIALTRALSLLTQTGSFGGSRAGLKYSKDY; encoded by the coding sequence ATGGTCGAGCAGGGGGCAGCCGTCGAACCCGAGGTTACCGAGACTGTGATCGTGCGTGCGCCGATGTGGCAGCGCGTGGCGAAATGGGTGTTGATCGCACTGGTCGGATTGGCGGCGCTGTTGCTGGTCGCGGTGCTGGGGCTGAACACCGGCGTCGGCAAAAGGCTGGTCGTCGATCAGATCGGCAAGTTCACGACGGCAAGCGGGTTGAACGTCAAGGTCGGGCGGATCGAGGGATCGGTCTATGGCGCGATGGTGCTGCGTGACGTGCGGGTCAGCGACCCAAAGGGCGTGTTTGCGACCTCGCCGTCGATTGCGATGGACTGGCGACCGTTCGCGTTTCTGAACAACCATGTCGATGTCCGCTCGCTGCGCAGCCCGTTGGTGCGGGTAACGCGCTTGCCCGAATTGAATCCGGGCGATCCGGATGCGCCGATGCTGCCCGACCTTGATATCGATATCGGATCGCTGAATATCGACCGGCTGGTGCTGGAAGCCCCGGTCGCGGGGCGGCGGCATATCGCTACGCTGAACGGCAAGGCGAAGATTGCCGACCGGCGCGCGCGGGTGATCGTCAATGGGCGGACGCTGGGACGAACCGGTGGTGATCGGCTGGCGCTGGTGCTGGATGCGGTGCCGGACGACAACAAGTTCGATTTGCGCGCCGATCTGGCGGCTCCCGTGGGCGGGCTGGTGGCCGGACTGGTTAAGCTCGAGGCACCACTTTTAGCGCGGGTGAGCGGGCGCGGCGGCTGGGACAATTGGCGCGGACGTGCGGTCGGGCGGCTGGGCGCGGGACAGCTCGCCGATCTGGCGATCACGGCGCGCAAGGGTGCGTTTCAGGTGCGCGGCGTGACCCAGCCCGGCCTGTATCTGAAGGGGCCGGTCGAGCGGCTGACCGCGCCTAACATGCAGGTCGCGCTGGATGCGGTACTGGACCGGCGGCGCGTCGATACGCGGTTGCGGTTGCGGTCGAACGCGATGGCGCTGACGACGACGGGCATCATCGATCTGGCGAAAAGCGCGTTCGACCAGTTCCGGGTCGAGGCAATGCTGCTGACGCCAGGCGCGATCGCGCCGAACCTGAATGGCCGGTCGGTGATCGGTGCGGTCGCGCTGAACGGGCCGTTTGCGACGCCGACGGTGGATTACAAGCTGCAGGCGGCGGCGCTGGGCTTTGGCGAGACGGTGGTCGAGCGGCTCTATGCCGAGGGGCTGGCAACGGTGAATGCCGACCGCATCCTGATCCCGTTAAAGGCGCGCGCGGGTCGGGTTTCTGGCCTGAACGCAGCGGCAGGCGGGCTGCTGACCAATGTGACGATCAACGGCGATCTGGCGATCACCGGAACGCAGATATTGTCGGAGAATCTGCGCATCCGATCCGACCGGATCGACGCCACCGCGATCATTGCTGCCGATATGGCCACCGGCCGTTATACCGGCGCGCTAAAGGGGCGGGTCAACGACTACGTCATCGACAGCATCGGTATCGTCAATCTGGAAACCGATGCCGATCTGTACGCAGCGGCAGGTGGCGGCTGGGGCATCAAGGGGCGGATCGTCGGGCGCAGCACGCGGCTGTTCAATGCGGGCGTGCGCGATTTCCTGGGCGGGAATGCGATCCTGCGCGTCAACGTCGCGCTGGACCCGAGCGGAATCATCCAGTTTTCGAATCTCAAGCTGGCGGCACCGCAGTTCAAGGTGCTGAACGGGTCGGGGCGTTATGACCCGGCCGGGGCGTTGCTGCTCAACGCCAATGGCTATTCCAACGCCTATGGGCCGGTGACGGCGCGGGTGACGGGCAGCCTGACCGCGCCGCTGATCCATCTGCGTGCGCCGCGTCCCGGCGTGGGCGTCGGGCTGGTCGACCTGGACGCGCGAATTCGCGGGCAGGGCGATGCCTATGCGATTCTGGCGACCGGCGGCACCAATTACGGGCCGTTCACTGCGGATGTGCTGGTGCGAACGGGACAGGCCTTGACCGTGGACGTGCGCACCGCGCGCTTTGCCGGCACGGACATCACCGGGCAATTGCGCCAGACCCCGGCGGGACCATTCGCCGGTGCGCTGGCGTTCGTGGGCTCCGGCATCAACGGCAATGTCGATCTGTCGGCGGCGGGCAAATATCAGCAGGCGGTGGTGCGGGCGACCGCGAACAACGCGACGATCCCCGGCGACATGGGGATCACCATCGGGCGGGCGATCATCAACGCGACGGCTGTCCTGTACGACGATGCCCCGGCGATCGTCGGCGATGCGCAGGTCGCCAATTTGAAGAGCGGTGCATTCGTGCTGACCACGGCGCGCGCGAAGATCGACTATCGCGGCGGACGCGGGAGTGCTCAGGCGCTGGCGGAAGGGTCGTCGGGCGTGCCGTTCCGGGTTGCCGCTAACGCGAAGTTCGAGCCAAATCTGTGGCTGGTCGCGCTGGGTGGGAAGGCGAACGGGATCAATTTCAAGACCGCGCAACCGGCACGGATCGCGGTGGCGGACGGGACGTATCGGCTGGCCCCCGCGAAGATCGATTTCGACCGGGGCAGCGCGCGGCTGGCAGGTGTGTGGGGCGACGGGCTGACGATGCAGGCTCGGCTCGACAAGCTGGACCTGTCGGTCGCCAACGCGCTATATCCGGGATTGGGTCTGGGAGGCAGTGCCACCGGATCGCTCGATTTCCGCCAGCCGACCGGGGTGAGTTTCCCACAGGCGATCATGCGGCTGAACATCGCCAAGTTTACACGGTCGAGTCTGGCTGGTGTGTCCGCACCGGTCGATGTCGCGTTTATCGGGCGGTTGCTCCCCGATGGCAGCGAGGCGCGTGCGGTGATCAAGCGCGGCCCGACAACGATTGGGCGGCTGGTAGCGACGTTGCAACCGGCTGGCGCTGGTGGTTGGAGCGAACGGCTGATGGCTGGGGCGCTGTCGGGCGGCATCCGTTATAATGGGCCGTCGGCGGTGTTGTTCTCGCTGGGTGGTTTTACCGGGCAACAGCTGTCGGGGCCGGTCGCGGTTGCGGCGGATTTCTCCGGGCAATTGAACGCCCCGCAGATCACCGGTCTCGTCCGCGGCACCAACCTGGTTTACGAGAACGAAGTTTACGGCACCCGCCTGTCGCAGATGAAGCTGGAGGGGCGGTTCGACAATGACTCGCTCGACATTACCGAGCTGAATGCGGTCGCTGGCAATGGCCGGGTGATCGCGTCGGGCACGATCGGGCTGTCGTCGGCGCAAGGTTTCCCGATCGACATCACGGCGCGCTTTCGCAACGCGCGCCTCGCCCGCAGCAATGCGTTGGGCGCGACCGCAACCGGGCAGCTGCGCGTAACCAACGGACTGGACGGCGGATTGATCGAGGGGCGGATCATCATCCCCGAGGCGCGTTATCAGATCATCCGCCAGGGCGCGGCCGAAGTTCCCGAACTGTCCGGCGTCTATCGCAAGAGCGAGCTGACGTCGGACGGCAAGCGCCCGTCGCGCACGCCGCGCGGCGGCAATTTCAAGCTCAACATCTCGCTGGTCGCCGACAACCGGCTGTTCGTTTCCGGCATGGGGCTGGAATCCGAATGGAGCGCGCGGATGCAGGTGACCGGCACTTCCGCCGCGCCGATCGTGACCGGCGAGGCGAAGGTGGTGCGCGGCACCTACAGCTTTGCCAGCCGCCGGTTCGAGCTGACGCGCGGCGTGGTGAGTTTCGAGGGCGGGCCGCTCGCCGATCCGCAGATCAATATCGGCGCGAGCACGACCGCCGAGGGCGTGACCGCGATCATCAATATTTCGGGCAGCGGACAGGTGCCGCGCATCGCCTTTACCTCGACCCCGGCGCTGCCGCAGGACGAGGTGCTGTCGCGCCTGTTGTTTGGCAGCTCGGTCACCAATCTGTCGGCGACTGAAGCGGTGCAGCTGGCCGCCGCGCTCAATTCGCTGCGCGCGGCGGGCGGCGGGCTCAATCCGCTGGGGCAATTGCGATCGGCGGCGGGGATCGACCGGCTGCGGATTCTGGGCGAGGACGACACCACCGGGCGCGGCATGGCGCTGGCGGCGGGGCAGTATATTACCGACGATATCTATATCGAGATCATCACCGACGCGCGCGGCTTTACCGCCGTCCAGCTGGAAATCGCGCTGACGCGGGCGCTGAGCCTGTTGACGCAGACGGGATCGTTCGGCGGGTCGCGGGCGGGGTTGAAATATTCGAAGGATTATTGA